From the Vibrio alginolyticus NBRC 15630 = ATCC 17749 genome, one window contains:
- a CDS encoding Do family serine endopeptidase, whose protein sequence is MKKPLLALTVLSLSLGSIIAPVQATAALPLNVDGQQLPSLAPMLEKVTPAVVSIAVEGKQVQTSRIPEQFQFFFGPDFPMEQRRERPFRGLGSGVIIDAKKGHIVTNYHVIKGADEIRVRLFDGREYDATLVGGDEMADVALLKLEKAKNLTQIKVADSDKLRVGDFTVAIGNPFGLGQTVTSGIVSALGRSGLNVENFENFIQTDAAINSGNSGGALVNLNGELIGINTAILGPNGGNVGIGFAIPSNMMKNLTDQILEFGEVKRGMLGVQGGEVTSELADALGYESSKGAFIGQVVPDSAADKAGLKAGDVIVSVNGKAINTFSELRAKVATLGAGKEITLGVVRDGKNKTFNVTLGESTNMKAKAETLHEGLKGAELSNTTPSDVIQGVKVSSVADNSPAAQYQLQQGDIIIGVNRQRVKNLAELRTIVEKHKGVLALNIQRGERTIYLVIR, encoded by the coding sequence ATGAAAAAACCACTGCTTGCGCTCACCGTTCTATCTCTGAGTTTGGGTTCGATTATTGCCCCAGTTCAAGCCACTGCCGCATTACCTTTGAATGTGGATGGCCAACAGTTACCTAGCTTGGCACCAATGCTTGAGAAGGTGACCCCAGCTGTTGTGAGTATTGCTGTAGAAGGTAAACAAGTACAAACCAGCCGCATTCCCGAGCAATTTCAATTTTTCTTTGGCCCAGACTTTCCTATGGAACAAAGGCGAGAGCGCCCGTTCAGAGGTTTAGGGTCTGGTGTCATTATTGATGCGAAGAAAGGCCATATTGTCACTAACTACCATGTGATCAAGGGCGCAGATGAGATTCGAGTTCGCCTCTTTGACGGGCGCGAGTATGACGCTACGCTCGTTGGCGGTGATGAAATGGCCGATGTTGCGTTACTTAAATTAGAGAAAGCGAAAAACTTAACGCAGATTAAAGTCGCGGATTCCGACAAACTGCGTGTCGGTGACTTTACGGTTGCGATTGGTAACCCATTTGGGCTCGGTCAAACCGTAACTTCGGGTATTGTTTCAGCCCTTGGCCGTAGTGGCTTAAACGTTGAAAACTTCGAAAACTTCATCCAAACCGATGCCGCAATTAACAGCGGTAACTCTGGTGGTGCATTGGTCAACCTTAATGGTGAGCTGATCGGTATTAATACTGCGATTTTAGGCCCTAACGGCGGTAATGTGGGTATTGGCTTTGCGATTCCATCAAACATGATGAAAAACCTCACTGATCAAATTCTAGAGTTTGGTGAAGTCAAACGCGGCATGTTGGGTGTGCAAGGTGGCGAAGTAACCTCTGAGCTAGCTGATGCACTGGGTTACGAGTCGAGTAAAGGGGCCTTTATTGGTCAAGTCGTACCGGACAGCGCAGCCGATAAAGCAGGGTTAAAAGCCGGTGACGTAATTGTATCGGTGAACGGCAAAGCGATTAATACTTTCTCAGAGCTCCGCGCAAAAGTGGCAACACTGGGCGCAGGTAAAGAAATCACATTAGGTGTGGTTCGAGATGGTAAGAATAAAACCTTTAATGTAACGCTTGGCGAATCTACGAATATGAAAGCTAAAGCGGAGACATTACATGAGGGACTCAAAGGTGCGGAGTTAAGCAATACAACACCAAGTGATGTAATCCAAGGTGTTAAAGTATCGAGCGTTGCAGATAACTCTCCGGCTGCTCAATATCAATTACAACAAGGTGACATTATTATCGGAGTGAACCGTCAACGAGTGAAAAACCTTGCCGAGCTTCGTACAATCGTAGAGAAACACAAAGGTGTACTGGCTCTTAATATTCAACGTGGTGAACGTACTATTTATCTTGTCATTCGTTAA
- the zapE gene encoding cell division protein ZapE, translating to MTPLQQYQKDIAEHGFQRDEAQYQAVVALDKLYHAIVEFQSAPVPQLSKWQKLMGKKIDKPEPPKGLYFWGGVGRGKTYLMDAFFDALPTQRKMRVHFHRFMYRVHDELKLLGDVENPLSKVADKFKEEADVVCFDEFFVSDITDAMILATLLQEMFKRQMILVATSNIEPQNLYRNGLQRARFLPAIDMILARCEVLNVDSGVDYRLRTLEQAEIYHYPLDEQASINLNKYYQQLTGERQFVAHQIEVNHRQLAVIEASDGVLHASFAQLCQTARSQNDYIELSRIYHTVLLADVQQMNRKIDDAARRFIALVDEFYERNVKLIISAEVPMADLYTDGQLEFEFKRCLSRLTEMQSHEYLAREHLA from the coding sequence ATGACACCACTACAACAATATCAAAAAGACATAGCAGAACACGGGTTTCAGCGTGATGAAGCTCAGTATCAAGCGGTCGTTGCATTAGACAAGCTTTACCATGCTATCGTTGAATTTCAGTCAGCGCCTGTTCCTCAGCTTTCCAAATGGCAAAAGCTAATGGGGAAAAAAATCGACAAGCCTGAACCACCAAAAGGTCTTTACTTTTGGGGTGGGGTAGGTCGCGGTAAAACCTACCTTATGGATGCATTTTTTGATGCTTTACCGACCCAAAGAAAAATGCGCGTCCACTTCCATCGATTTATGTATCGAGTACATGATGAGTTGAAGCTGTTAGGTGATGTCGAAAATCCGCTATCAAAAGTGGCGGATAAATTTAAAGAAGAAGCCGATGTGGTTTGCTTTGATGAATTTTTTGTTTCCGACATTACTGATGCGATGATCCTTGCAACGCTACTTCAAGAAATGTTCAAGCGGCAGATGATCCTAGTCGCGACTTCAAACATTGAGCCGCAGAACTTATATCGTAACGGTTTGCAAAGAGCGCGCTTTTTGCCCGCGATCGATATGATTTTGGCACGTTGTGAAGTGTTGAATGTCGATAGTGGCGTTGATTATCGCTTAAGAACGTTAGAACAGGCTGAAATATACCATTACCCGCTTGATGAGCAGGCTAGCATAAACCTTAACAAATATTATCAGCAGCTGACTGGAGAGCGTCAGTTTGTTGCTCATCAAATCGAAGTTAACCACCGTCAACTAGCGGTGATTGAAGCAAGTGACGGGGTGCTGCATGCGTCGTTTGCTCAGTTGTGTCAAACTGCTCGCAGTCAAAATGACTACATTGAATTGTCTCGTATTTACCACACTGTATTACTGGCAGATGTTCAACAAATGAACCGAAAAATAGATGATGCGGCGAGACGCTTTATCGCGCTGGTCGATGAGTTTTACGAGCGCAATGTTAAGTTGATTATTTCTGCTGAAGTGCCAATGGCCGACTTATATACTGACGGGCAGTTAGAGTTCGAATTTAAGCGCTGTTTGTCTCGGCTTACTGAGATGCAAAGTCATGAGTATCTCGCGCGTGAACATTTGGCCTAG
- the zapG gene encoding Z-ring associated protein ZapG, with amino-acid sequence MPWIYAIVGLLVGTIVGVVISRLTTPEYKKQKSVQKELEAAKFELEQQRQELVDHFAQTAEMLDTLGKDYTKLYQHMAKTSSELLPNLPEQDNPFDKKTAMSSETIAEDQPEFNEQPKDYANGATGLLKDQEKEIINAPEAVTAKAS; translated from the coding sequence ATGCCTTGGATTTATGCCATTGTGGGTTTGCTGGTCGGTACAATCGTAGGCGTAGTCATTAGTAGACTAACCACCCCTGAATACAAAAAACAAAAGTCTGTGCAGAAAGAACTTGAAGCGGCCAAGTTTGAATTAGAGCAACAACGTCAAGAGCTCGTCGATCACTTTGCACAAACCGCAGAAATGTTGGACACCCTAGGTAAAGATTACACCAAGCTATACCAACATATGGCCAAGACCTCTTCTGAGCTTTTGCCAAACTTACCAGAACAAGACAACCCGTTTGATAAGAAAACGGCAATGTCGTCTGAAACCATTGCAGAAGATCAACCAGAGTTTAACGAACAACCAAAAGACTACGCTAATGGCGCCACCGGTCTTTTGAAGGATCAAGAGAAAGAAATCATTAATGCTCCCGAAGCGGTAACCGCAAAAGCATCATAA
- the rplM gene encoding 50S ribosomal protein L13, with translation MKTFVAKPETVKRDWYVVDAEGKTLGRLASEIASRLRGKHKAEYTPHVDTGDYIIVINAEKVAVTGNKAKNKVYYRHSEFPGGLKSITFEKLIDRKPEMALELAVKGMLPRGPLGRAMYRKLKVYAGAEHNHVAQQPQVLDI, from the coding sequence ATGAAAACTTTCGTTGCTAAACCAGAAACTGTAAAACGCGACTGGTACGTTGTAGACGCTGAAGGTAAAACTCTTGGCCGTCTAGCAAGTGAAATTGCATCTCGCCTACGTGGCAAACATAAAGCTGAATACACTCCTCACGTTGACACTGGTGATTACATCATCGTTATCAACGCTGAGAAAGTTGCTGTAACTGGTAACAAAGCTAAGAACAAAGTGTACTACCGTCACTCTGAATTCCCAGGTGGTCTAAAATCTATCACTTTTGAAAAGTTGATCGATCGTAAACCTGAGATGGCTCTTGAGCTTGCAGTTAAAGGCATGCTTCCACGTGGTCCTCTAGGCCGTGCTATGTACCGTAAGCTAAAAGTTTACGCGGGCGCTGAGCACAA